One stretch of Chryseobacterium fluminis DNA includes these proteins:
- a CDS encoding M1 family metallopeptidase → MKKLLSGIVMMVSLWQFSAQELYMPRNIKKAYENGTRDLSGAPGKNYWQNKGIYNVEVKVDATSKTVSGKETIVYTNNSPDDLDELAIRFVNNLHKPQSPRSGFVSKDFLSSGLNIKSFSVNGEKYNINSEDWSTVEKVKLTSVLKSKTKAEIKIEWEYPLSVQSGREGQIDPETFYVAYSFPRISVYDDYNGWDMIQHSDRQEFYNDFNDYSFAITAPKNYVVWATGDFLNPDAVLQPEYLKRYKASLKSDKVMHIATEHEMKSGKVTKQNKWNTWKFKASHITDFCFALSNHYVWDASSVQLKTKRASVQAGYKAGAKDFERYVEWMRYNLDWFSKNWPGVEYPYNVMTAIQGYADMEYPMMINDSSIPDNFQDARLTADHEIAHTYFPFYMGINETRYAFMDEGWATTLEYLIGIDENGEAAAKEFYKNFRVKRWISDPSAEQDQPVISMSTQVSGAGYGNNSYVKASLSYLALKDYLGDELFKKALHHYMNNWNGKHPVPWDYFNSMNTGSGKNLNWFFNNWFYTNYYIDLKITNVSQINDLLTVNIDNVGGFAIPFDAVLNYEDGSIEKLHFSPALWEKDQKQTMLTIPIKKKVKSVRLDGDLFMDYTPQDNLKNL, encoded by the coding sequence ATGAAAAAACTTCTTTCCGGAATCGTAATGATGGTCTCATTATGGCAGTTTTCCGCGCAGGAATTATATATGCCGAGGAATATTAAAAAAGCTTATGAAAACGGGACCCGCGACCTCTCAGGCGCTCCCGGGAAAAACTACTGGCAGAATAAGGGGATCTATAATGTTGAGGTGAAAGTAGATGCTACTTCCAAAACGGTTTCCGGAAAAGAAACAATAGTGTATACCAATAACAGCCCCGATGATCTTGATGAACTGGCCATCCGGTTTGTCAATAATCTTCATAAGCCACAGTCTCCGAGATCAGGGTTTGTATCTAAAGATTTTCTGTCATCCGGACTCAATATCAAGTCGTTCAGCGTCAATGGTGAAAAATACAATATCAACAGCGAAGACTGGAGCACCGTTGAAAAAGTAAAGCTCACTTCCGTTTTAAAATCAAAAACAAAAGCTGAAATTAAAATAGAATGGGAATATCCGCTTTCTGTACAGAGTGGAAGAGAAGGACAGATAGACCCGGAAACTTTTTATGTGGCCTATTCTTTCCCTAGAATTTCCGTATATGATGATTATAACGGTTGGGATATGATTCAGCACTCGGACCGACAGGAGTTTTATAATGATTTCAATGACTACAGCTTTGCCATTACTGCTCCGAAAAATTATGTGGTCTGGGCCACCGGGGATTTCCTGAATCCTGATGCCGTACTTCAGCCGGAATATTTAAAACGGTATAAAGCATCATTGAAAAGTGACAAAGTGATGCACATCGCTACCGAACATGAAATGAAATCCGGAAAGGTGACCAAACAGAATAAATGGAATACCTGGAAATTCAAAGCCAGCCACATTACAGATTTCTGTTTTGCGCTGAGCAATCATTATGTCTGGGATGCATCCAGTGTGCAGCTTAAAACGAAGCGAGCCAGTGTACAGGCAGGTTATAAAGCAGGAGCTAAAGATTTTGAACGCTACGTAGAGTGGATGCGGTATAACCTGGACTGGTTCTCAAAAAACTGGCCCGGAGTGGAGTATCCGTACAATGTGATGACGGCTATCCAGGGATATGCCGACATGGAATATCCAATGATGATTAATGATTCCAGTATTCCGGATAATTTTCAGGATGCAAGGCTCACGGCAGATCACGAGATCGCCCACACCTATTTCCCTTTTTATATGGGAATAAATGAAACACGTTATGCATTTATGGATGAAGGCTGGGCAACTACCCTGGAATACCTGATCGGGATTGATGAAAACGGAGAGGCCGCTGCCAAAGAATTTTATAAAAATTTCAGAGTCAAAAGATGGATCAGTGATCCTTCTGCAGAACAGGATCAGCCTGTTATTTCCATGAGTACACAGGTAAGCGGAGCCGGATACGGGAATAACTCTTATGTAAAAGCTTCCCTATCGTATTTGGCACTGAAAGACTACCTGGGTGATGAATTGTTTAAAAAAGCCCTTCATCATTATATGAACAACTGGAACGGAAAACATCCTGTTCCATGGGATTATTTTAACTCTATGAATACAGGCTCAGGAAAAAACTTAAACTGGTTCTTTAATAACTGGTTCTATACCAATTATTATATTGATCTTAAAATAACTAATGTTTCTCAGATAAATGATCTCCTGACAGTAAATATAGATAATGTCGGAGGTTTTGCCATTCCTTTTGATGCTGTTCTGAATTACGAAGACGGCAGTATCGAAAAACTTCATTTCTCACCTGCACTATGGGAAAAGGATCAGAAGCAAACCATGCTGACAATACCTATCAAGAAAAAAGTAAAATCTGTCCGGCTGGACGGTGATCTATTTATGGATTATACACCGCAGGATAATTTGAAAAATTTGTAG
- a CDS encoding GH92 family glycosyl hydrolase: MKRPETTVFLFILFFSLYGKAQKLENLHPYVNPLIGSEKMGHTYPGATAPFGAVQLSPETDTISYEMNGKYNGDVYKYCAGYRYEDKTIVGFSATHFSGTGHSDLGDFLVMPTVGKLQLNPGTAAHPENGYRSRFSHQNEQAEAGYYKVKLEDDNILAELTATTRVGVHRYTFPKSDQAHLILDMMAGIYNYDGKNVWTYIRVENGNTITGYRQTNGWARTRTVYFAMKFSKPFKSYGQKNYDGKQVYNGFWRKFDQTKNFPEIAGKNLKMYFDFDTDENEAIEVKLAISPVSQANALENLEKETGSLSFDQVKAQTQESWNKELNKIVIKGSDTEKMNFYTAMYHTFINPTTYTDFNGEYKGLDQNIHKADGFINYTTFSIWDTYRALHPFFNIIQPKRNDDMVKSMMAHYDQFSMKMLPIWSHYANDNWCMSGYHSVSVVADAIIKGNYTGDAQAALKACVETANKRDYEGIGQYIDLGYIPAEKNGTSVSNTLEYAYDDWAIAQLAKHLGETEIYNQFIKRSENWKNNFDKTVGFMRPRLADGTFKKDFNALSTHGQGFIEGNSWNYSFFVPQNPDQLIQAMGGKKKFASKLDELFTMHLPDEFFADTEDITREGIIGGYVHGNEPAHHVAYFYNWAGQPWKTQAQIRRILEMQYKATPDGLGGNDDAGQMSAWYILSSLGFYPVAPGSENYAIGSPAVDHAVLNLENGKTFEIEAVNQSPKNVYVEKILLNGKEIKNYTLKHSDIMNGGKLSFHMRSKARK, from the coding sequence ATGAAAAGACCAGAAACTACTGTTTTTCTTTTTATTTTATTTTTTAGTTTATATGGTAAAGCTCAAAAATTAGAAAATTTACACCCCTACGTCAATCCGTTAATCGGAAGTGAAAAAATGGGACACACTTATCCCGGAGCCACGGCACCATTTGGAGCTGTCCAGCTAAGCCCGGAAACCGATACCATTTCTTACGAAATGAACGGTAAATACAACGGTGATGTCTATAAATACTGTGCAGGATACCGATATGAAGACAAAACAATTGTAGGATTCAGTGCTACCCATTTCAGCGGAACGGGGCATTCTGACCTGGGAGATTTTTTAGTCATGCCCACCGTGGGAAAATTACAGCTGAATCCCGGAACGGCAGCTCATCCTGAAAACGGATACAGAAGCAGATTTTCCCATCAGAATGAACAGGCAGAAGCAGGCTACTACAAAGTTAAACTGGAAGATGATAATATTTTGGCTGAATTAACGGCCACTACCAGAGTCGGAGTTCACCGGTATACTTTTCCGAAATCTGACCAGGCACACCTGATTTTAGATATGATGGCCGGAATTTACAATTATGACGGCAAGAATGTATGGACTTATATTCGCGTAGAAAATGGAAACACCATTACCGGTTATCGACAGACCAACGGCTGGGCGAGAACAAGAACCGTATATTTTGCGATGAAGTTTTCAAAACCGTTTAAGTCGTACGGACAGAAAAATTATGACGGGAAACAGGTGTATAACGGATTCTGGAGGAAATTTGACCAGACCAAAAACTTTCCGGAAATCGCAGGAAAAAACCTGAAGATGTATTTTGATTTTGATACCGATGAAAACGAGGCGATTGAAGTTAAGCTGGCCATTTCTCCCGTAAGTCAGGCCAATGCACTCGAAAATTTAGAAAAAGAAACCGGAAGCCTCTCTTTTGACCAGGTGAAAGCACAAACACAGGAAAGCTGGAATAAAGAACTAAACAAGATTGTTATAAAAGGTTCTGACACTGAAAAAATGAACTTTTACACCGCAATGTATCATACTTTTATCAATCCCACAACATATACAGATTTCAATGGAGAGTATAAAGGTTTAGATCAAAATATTCATAAAGCGGACGGCTTCATCAACTATACCACCTTCTCGATTTGGGATACCTATCGGGCACTTCATCCTTTCTTCAATATCATTCAGCCCAAGAGGAATGATGATATGGTAAAATCCATGATGGCCCATTATGACCAGTTTTCGATGAAAATGCTTCCGATATGGTCGCATTATGCCAATGATAACTGGTGCATGAGCGGATATCACAGCGTGAGTGTAGTGGCAGACGCCATTATTAAAGGAAACTACACCGGGGACGCACAAGCAGCACTAAAAGCTTGTGTAGAAACGGCCAATAAGAGAGATTACGAGGGAATCGGACAGTATATAGATCTTGGCTATATTCCTGCGGAAAAAAACGGGACTTCCGTTTCCAATACTTTGGAGTATGCCTACGACGACTGGGCTATTGCTCAGTTGGCAAAACATCTTGGAGAAACAGAAATTTATAACCAATTTATAAAACGCTCCGAAAACTGGAAAAATAATTTCGATAAAACAGTCGGGTTTATGCGGCCACGTTTGGCGGATGGAACTTTTAAAAAAGATTTTAATGCTCTGAGTACACACGGACAGGGTTTCATTGAAGGAAATTCCTGGAACTACAGTTTCTTCGTTCCTCAAAACCCGGATCAATTGATTCAGGCCATGGGAGGAAAGAAAAAGTTTGCCTCAAAGCTGGATGAATTGTTTACGATGCATTTACCGGACGAGTTTTTTGCAGATACTGAAGACATTACCAGAGAAGGAATCATCGGAGGGTATGTTCACGGCAACGAACCGGCCCACCATGTTGCTTATTTTTATAACTGGGCGGGACAGCCCTGGAAAACACAGGCGCAAATAAGACGCATCTTAGAAATGCAGTACAAAGCGACTCCTGACGGATTGGGCGGAAATGACGATGCAGGACAGATGAGTGCCTGGTATATTTTAAGCTCACTTGGGTTTTATCCTGTGGCTCCGGGTTCGGAAAATTATGCGATCGGAAGTCCGGCGGTTGATCACGCTGTTTTAAACTTAGAAAACGGAAAAACATTCGAAATAGAGGCAGTCAATCAGAGTCCTAAAAATGTATATGTTGAAAAAATCCTTCTGAATGGAAAAGAAATAAAAAACTATACCCTGAAACATTCTGATATTATGAATGGTGGAAAACTGAGTTTTCATATGCGTTCAAAAGCCCGGAAATAA
- a CDS encoding sensor histidine kinase — protein sequence MILKSKYLISLFAALFLLLLGIQVYFMYKTYQVKEREIYRTVHEGLTHYTDKLEDAGGLKKADKDDIIQKLFIDYHHKKISRKDFLGYFEKNRKENQSRLSKYIDQKFEKEGYLIAAKIQYISIIYIPDSTKLIDHPIVLYDTENRLEKVGISNSGRWETSSSATNDENKKLEKNDSFLVKSKTEFQILNIKSIVFKELTLLILCCTSLLLSVLLIYLFTVRNLIKQQKQVDMLHTVVDNISHEFKTPIATLKIASKTLKKEFNPETLPLIDRQIQRLENLMLQLHTDEPETEVIKIKPADWDFFVHDLAFTYPDIKFNLKNTVCEEFHLDKNLMETVIKNLCENSVKYGASDIKIDISSSKDTLEIGVSDNGDGIEKSELNNIFEKFYRIQSNNIHNTKGLGLGLYFVKKIITKYNGKVDVSSTVNSGTVFKISIPYEH from the coding sequence ATGATATTAAAAAGTAAATACCTGATCTCGCTCTTTGCGGCTCTGTTCCTGCTCCTTCTTGGGATTCAGGTTTATTTTATGTACAAAACCTATCAGGTGAAAGAACGTGAAATCTACAGGACCGTACACGAAGGGCTTACTCACTACACCGACAAATTAGAAGATGCGGGCGGACTGAAAAAAGCGGATAAGGATGACATTATTCAGAAGCTTTTCATCGATTACCATCATAAAAAAATCAGTAGGAAAGACTTTTTGGGATATTTCGAAAAAAACAGAAAAGAAAATCAGAGCAGACTCAGTAAATATATTGATCAGAAATTTGAGAAGGAAGGCTATCTCATTGCTGCCAAAATTCAGTATATATCGATCATCTATATCCCCGACAGCACAAAATTAATCGATCATCCTATTGTTTTATATGACACCGAGAACAGACTGGAAAAGGTGGGAATCTCAAATTCAGGAAGATGGGAAACCTCATCATCAGCTACGAATGATGAAAACAAAAAATTAGAAAAGAACGATTCTTTTCTGGTAAAAAGCAAAACCGAATTTCAGATTTTAAATATTAAAAGTATCGTTTTCAAAGAACTTACATTGCTGATTCTATGCTGTACCTCCTTACTGTTAAGTGTTTTACTGATCTATCTTTTTACCGTCAGAAATTTAATTAAACAACAGAAACAGGTAGATATGCTCCACACTGTGGTGGATAATATTTCCCATGAATTCAAAACGCCGATCGCCACCTTAAAAATTGCATCCAAAACGTTAAAAAAGGAATTCAATCCGGAAACGCTTCCTCTCATTGACAGACAAATACAGCGTCTGGAAAATTTAATGCTTCAGCTGCATACAGATGAACCGGAGACAGAAGTGATCAAAATAAAGCCTGCAGACTGGGACTTTTTTGTCCATGATCTGGCTTTCACCTATCCGGATATAAAATTTAACCTGAAAAACACTGTTTGTGAGGAGTTTCATCTGGATAAGAATCTGATGGAGACGGTTATTAAAAACCTTTGCGAAAACAGTGTGAAGTACGGAGCTTCTGATATTAAAATTGACATCAGTTCTTCTAAGGATACTCTTGAGATCGGGGTGTCGGATAATGGAGACGGAATCGAAAAGAGTGAACTGAACAATATCTTTGAAAAATTCTACCGAATACAGTCCAACAATATTCATAACACCAAAGGATTAGGATTGGGGCTCTATTTCGTTAAGAAAATCATTACAAAATATAACGGGAAAGTAGACGTTTCCAGCACCGTGAATTCCGGTACCGTATTTAAAATATCCATTCCCTATGAACACTAA
- a CDS encoding endonuclease/exonuclease/phosphatase family protein → MNWRFFMVFLMFFGLSFSQDLKVMSFNIRLNVESDKENAWPERKQDVMDLLSYYHPDYFGVQEALPEQMQDIKTGLKSYDYVGVGREDGKMKGEFSAIFYDTSRLQVVKSGTFWLSETPDKPSKGWDAALNRICTYAVFRDKKSKKEWMAMNLHFDHIGNVARVKSSELILKKIKELNPDNLPLTLTGDFNLTEDSEPVKILSQNLEDSFYNSEKLHYGPVGTFTGFNVNEVPKDRIDYIFVKGFRIKSHRHVNDRRNNLLYPSDHFPVLVDLQF, encoded by the coding sequence ATGAACTGGAGATTTTTTATGGTATTCCTGATGTTTTTCGGGTTAAGCTTTTCGCAAGACCTGAAAGTAATGAGTTTTAATATAAGACTGAATGTGGAATCCGATAAGGAAAATGCATGGCCGGAGAGAAAACAGGATGTCATGGACTTACTGAGCTATTATCATCCCGATTATTTTGGCGTTCAGGAAGCGCTTCCTGAGCAGATGCAAGATATCAAAACAGGACTGAAAAGTTATGATTACGTAGGCGTTGGAAGAGAGGATGGAAAAATGAAGGGCGAATTTTCGGCTATTTTTTATGATACGAGCAGACTTCAGGTTGTAAAATCCGGAACTTTCTGGCTGTCCGAGACCCCTGACAAACCTTCAAAAGGATGGGATGCTGCTTTGAACAGAATCTGTACCTATGCTGTTTTCAGAGACAAAAAATCGAAAAAAGAATGGATGGCTATGAATCTTCATTTCGACCATATCGGAAATGTAGCCAGGGTGAAATCTTCAGAATTGATTTTAAAGAAAATTAAAGAGCTTAATCCGGATAATTTACCACTGACGCTGACTGGAGATTTCAATTTAACTGAAGATTCGGAGCCTGTTAAGATTTTATCACAGAATCTCGAAGATTCTTTTTACAATTCGGAAAAACTGCATTATGGTCCGGTAGGAACCTTTACAGGATTTAATGTCAATGAAGTTCCAAAAGACAGGATTGACTATATTTTCGTAAAAGGATTCAGAATAAAGTCACACAGACATGTTAACGACAGAAGAAACAATTTACTGTATCCGTCAGATCATTTTCCGGTATTGGTAGATTTACAGTTTTAA
- a CDS encoding response regulator transcription factor: MNTKILLAEDDPDFGMILKQYLELEDFDVIWFQNPEEIIPVLSSEFHFHLGILDIMMPNIDGFSLAKMILKEKPNFPLLFLTAKNQKIDRLTGLKIGADDYIAKPCDPEELVLRIKNILKRTAPTATETSIRIGQYVLDTEKLLLSHPAGNIRLTIREQELLLYFLAHNQKTLKRDDILDRLWETNDYFTGRSLDVFISRLRKYFQHDPEIKILSLRGIGFEINFPKE, encoded by the coding sequence ATGAACACTAAAATTCTCCTTGCTGAAGATGACCCGGATTTCGGAATGATTCTGAAACAATACCTGGAACTGGAAGATTTTGACGTAATCTGGTTTCAGAATCCTGAAGAAATAATTCCCGTTCTATCATCGGAATTTCATTTTCATTTGGGTATTTTAGATATTATGATGCCCAATATCGACGGCTTTTCTTTAGCCAAAATGATTTTAAAGGAAAAACCCAATTTTCCCCTATTATTTCTGACGGCTAAAAATCAAAAGATTGACCGGCTGACCGGTTTGAAAATCGGGGCCGATGATTATATCGCAAAGCCCTGTGATCCCGAAGAGCTGGTCCTGAGAATTAAAAATATCCTGAAAAGAACGGCTCCCACCGCTACTGAAACCTCTATCAGAATAGGACAATATGTTCTTGATACGGAAAAACTGCTTCTCTCTCATCCGGCAGGCAACATCCGGCTGACCATTCGCGAGCAGGAACTGCTGCTTTATTTCCTTGCCCATAATCAGAAGACCTTAAAAAGAGATGATATTCTTGATCGTCTGTGGGAAACGAATGATTATTTTACAGGAAGAAGTCTTGATGTTTTTATCAGCAGGCTGCGAAAGTACTTTCAGCACGATCCGGAAATAAAGATCCTTTCTCTGCGCGGAATCGGCTTTGAAATCAATTTCCCAAAGGAATAA
- a CDS encoding SDR family oxidoreductase — protein MNPYTQPMLREDALKDKVAIVTGGGSGLGKAMTRYFLQLGAKVVITSRNLEKLQGTAKELEEETGGKVLCVACDVRNWDEVEAMKETALKEFGRIDILLNNAAGNFISPTERLTHSAFDSILDIVLKGTKNCTLSVGKHWIDSKSPGTVLNIVTTYAWTGSAYVVPSACAKAGVLAMTRSLAVEWGKYNIRFNAIAPGPFPTKGAWDRLLPGDMKDQFDLAKKNPLKRVGEHQELANLAAYLVSDFSSFVNGEVVTIDGGEWLQGAGEFNMLEDIPQEMWDALEAMIKAKKSN, from the coding sequence ATGAATCCATATACACAGCCGATGTTGCGTGAAGATGCGCTTAAAGATAAAGTGGCGATCGTTACCGGTGGCGGAAGCGGCCTTGGAAAAGCCATGACCAGATATTTTCTTCAATTGGGCGCAAAAGTCGTCATTACATCCAGAAATCTGGAGAAATTACAGGGTACTGCAAAAGAGCTGGAGGAAGAAACCGGAGGAAAGGTTCTTTGCGTGGCTTGCGATGTAAGAAACTGGGATGAAGTGGAAGCCATGAAAGAAACTGCCTTAAAAGAATTCGGGAGAATCGATATCTTACTGAATAATGCTGCAGGAAATTTCATTTCTCCAACGGAAAGGTTAACCCATTCCGCTTTTGATTCTATTTTAGATATTGTACTGAAAGGAACAAAAAACTGTACGCTTTCTGTAGGAAAGCACTGGATCGATTCGAAATCTCCGGGCACAGTCTTAAATATTGTAACCACCTATGCCTGGACAGGTTCTGCTTATGTAGTTCCTTCGGCCTGTGCAAAAGCCGGCGTACTGGCGATGACACGGTCTCTTGCTGTGGAGTGGGGGAAATATAACATCAGATTTAATGCCATCGCGCCGGGACCATTTCCAACAAAAGGAGCTTGGGACAGGTTACTTCCGGGAGATATGAAAGATCAGTTCGATCTGGCAAAGAAAAATCCGCTAAAAAGAGTAGGTGAGCATCAGGAACTGGCCAATCTTGCCGCTTATTTAGTTTCCGATTTTTCATCTTTTGTGAATGGTGAAGTGGTAACCATCGACGGTGGCGAGTGGCTTCAGGGCGCCGGTGAGTTTAATATGCTGGAAGATATTCCGCAGGAGATGTGGGATGCGCTGGAAGCCATGATTAAAGCAAAAAAATCAAACTGA
- a CDS encoding response regulator transcription factor, whose translation MKKTIVIVDDHVLIAKALEGIIDNFKEFEVIYVAENGKDLIQQFENNSRIPDIILLDISMPIMDGFETVLWLKENHPDIKVMALSMQGDDKSVIKMIKNGAKGYLLKNTHPKDLETALTKLNNDGFFYPEWASKIIFTNMNNHEQAVNIRISDREKEFLQYTVTELSYKEIAEKMCCSPRTVESYRDQLCDKLDLKTRVGLAVFAIKNGFAES comes from the coding sequence ATGAAAAAGACCATTGTCATTGTAGACGATCACGTACTTATCGCAAAAGCTCTGGAAGGGATTATTGATAATTTTAAGGAATTCGAAGTGATCTATGTTGCCGAAAACGGAAAAGACCTTATTCAGCAGTTTGAGAACAACAGCAGGATTCCGGACATCATCCTTTTAGATATCAGTATGCCCATTATGGATGGTTTTGAGACGGTACTCTGGTTAAAGGAAAATCACCCGGATATCAAAGTAATGGCTCTCAGCATGCAGGGTGACGATAAAAGCGTTATTAAAATGATTAAAAACGGAGCGAAAGGATATCTCCTGAAAAATACGCATCCGAAAGATCTCGAAACGGCATTAACAAAATTAAATAATGACGGATTTTTTTATCCCGAATGGGCTTCAAAGATTATTTTCACCAATATGAATAACCATGAGCAAGCCGTTAATATAAGGATTTCGGACCGTGAGAAAGAATTTCTACAATATACGGTCACAGAGCTCAGTTATAAAGAAATCGCTGAAAAAATGTGCTGCAGCCCAAGGACGGTCGAAAGTTACAGAGACCAGCTTTGCGATAAGTTAGATCTTAAAACACGGGTCGGTCTGGCTGTTTTTGCCATTAAAAACGGTTTCGCAGAATCATAA
- a CDS encoding outer membrane beta-barrel family protein, producing MYKFLFFLCFPFFMFSQQKNLEGTVWDTENHNLDSVTIHIYNSQNVLIKTFLTDPEGHFTLAEINDDPVKLVIHENEYDPFETIINRDSRTEILKIILKRNQQNIDGISLTKKKPLVKRKVDRLEFNVENSNISSQNAWEILKQTPGVTSNNEVLAIKGSTGIMVTINDKKIMLNGDELRNLLENTQGDEVKSVEVITNPPAKYEASGSAVLNIVLKKNTIEGYRGTLSSKYTQTQYAKGNVGISQYYRKKKLSVMGSFYRGAGTYYREGTDYVNYPENGTTWISTMNRKDKNNSQNTVNFNIEYEIDSLTNASLNYSGYFTPKSFGTYHVPTLIYNTQNQIESYYLTVNDHQSRSINNSVSFQIDRKLNKKSNMAWISYFTGNNAQKYQNVLTHLNFAGQLPTEDNFFTDNKSDVKLYSTQFDYQWKNDKLELEAGTKYSFVKTYSQLYFSDNENGEMLYQPEKSSLFDYNEHNFSLYTSLGYKVGKWDFKGGLRAEMTDLEGIVSEPYEVNKNNYWNMFPTFYAQYTTESKHEFGFSYGKRITRPFYSWLNPAKSYFNLFSYYQGDPKLKATITHNLNLTYSWKEWNLDLYYRKEINPSMEISYQEHSTSHLIYYFTNIEKGQAFGFSLYKNFQVKPWWSVVMSENLEHNENYFKGVDDIVYKNKVWNWVSNLSTSFTLDKNSDWKMEVGHKYNSPGIQGTFRISDSWSAYFVMNRKFFSKKLEASLIFNDIFRSTQEKISTRYANQDNYFLDYRDTQGFILTLKFNFGNQSVKNARTIKKTDEQERL from the coding sequence ATGTATAAATTTCTCTTTTTTCTCTGTTTTCCGTTTTTTATGTTTTCCCAACAAAAAAACCTGGAGGGGACCGTTTGGGATACAGAAAATCACAACCTCGATTCGGTGACGATTCATATTTACAATTCTCAAAATGTTCTGATTAAAACATTTTTAACAGATCCTGAAGGGCATTTTACCTTAGCTGAAATTAATGATGATCCTGTAAAACTGGTGATTCATGAAAATGAATATGATCCTTTTGAAACCATAATCAATCGCGATAGCCGGACGGAGATCTTAAAAATAATACTCAAAAGAAATCAGCAAAATATAGACGGGATCTCACTGACAAAGAAAAAGCCTTTGGTAAAAAGAAAAGTAGACCGTCTGGAATTCAATGTCGAAAATTCTAATATTTCGTCACAGAATGCCTGGGAGATTCTGAAGCAGACGCCTGGTGTGACATCAAATAATGAGGTATTGGCAATAAAAGGAAGCACGGGAATTATGGTTACTATTAATGATAAAAAAATAATGTTAAACGGTGATGAGCTTAGGAATCTGTTGGAAAATACACAGGGCGATGAGGTGAAGTCGGTAGAAGTTATTACGAATCCGCCTGCCAAATATGAGGCTTCCGGCAGTGCTGTCCTGAATATTGTTCTGAAAAAAAATACAATAGAAGGGTACCGGGGAACTTTATCGTCTAAATATACACAAACTCAGTATGCAAAGGGAAATGTGGGAATCTCCCAATATTATAGAAAGAAAAAGCTTTCTGTGATGGGAAGTTTCTACAGAGGAGCCGGAACCTACTACCGGGAAGGGACAGACTATGTAAATTACCCTGAAAATGGAACTACATGGATCAGTACCATGAACAGGAAAGACAAAAATAACAGTCAGAATACCGTTAATTTCAATATTGAATATGAAATAGACAGTCTTACCAATGCCAGTCTCAATTATTCAGGATATTTTACGCCTAAATCTTTTGGTACGTATCATGTGCCGACTCTCATTTATAATACCCAGAATCAGATCGAATCTTATTATCTTACGGTTAATGATCACCAGTCGAGGTCGATTAATAATTCTGTGAGTTTCCAGATAGACCGTAAACTGAATAAAAAAAGCAATATGGCCTGGATCAGTTATTTTACAGGAAACAATGCTCAGAAATATCAGAATGTTCTCACCCATCTTAATTTTGCCGGTCAGTTGCCCACAGAAGACAATTTTTTCACAGACAATAAAAGTGATGTTAAGTTGTATTCTACCCAATTCGATTATCAATGGAAAAATGATAAACTGGAACTGGAAGCCGGAACCAAATACAGTTTTGTAAAAACATACAGCCAACTGTATTTTTCAGATAACGAAAACGGTGAAATGCTGTACCAACCTGAAAAAAGCAGCCTCTTTGATTATAATGAGCATAATTTTTCTTTATATACCTCTCTCGGATATAAAGTAGGAAAATGGGATTTTAAAGGAGGCTTGCGTGCCGAGATGACCGATCTTGAAGGTATTGTTTCTGAGCCTTATGAGGTAAATAAAAATAATTACTGGAATATGTTTCCTACTTTTTATGCCCAATATACCACAGAAAGTAAACATGAGTTTGGCTTTTCTTACGGAAAACGTATCACCAGACCTTTTTATTCATGGCTGAATCCTGCCAAGTCGTATTTTAATCTTTTCTCCTACTACCAGGGAGATCCAAAATTAAAAGCTACGATTACCCATAATCTGAATCTTACCTACTCCTGGAAAGAATGGAATCTGGATCTGTATTACCGGAAAGAAATAAATCCGTCTATGGAAATATCGTATCAGGAACACAGTACCAGTCATCTGATTTATTATTTTACCAATATTGAGAAAGGGCAGGCCTTCGGTTTTAGTCTTTACAAAAACTTCCAGGTTAAGCCATGGTGGAGTGTGGTGATGTCTGAAAATCTTGAACATAATGAAAATTATTTCAAAGGAGTGGATGATATCGTTTATAAAAATAAGGTCTGGAACTGGGTTTCCAATCTATCCACGAGTTTCACTTTAGATAAAAATTCAGACTGGAAAATGGAAGTGGGCCACAAATATAATTCCCCGGGAATACAGGGAACCTTCAGAATATCGGATTCGTGGTCAGCTTATTTCGTGATGAACAGAAAGTTTTTCAGCAAAAAGCTGGAGGCGAGTTTAATTTTTAATGATATATTCAGATCCACACAGGAAAAAATAAGTACCCGATATGCCAATCAGGATAATTATTTTCTGGATTATCGGGATACACAGGGCTTTATACTGACATTAAAATTCAACTTCGGAAATCAATCCGTAAAGAATGCCAGAACGATTAAGAAAACAGACGAGCAGGAAAGATTATAA